From a single Saccharomyces kudriavzevii IFO 1802 strain IFO1802 genome assembly, chromosome: 15 genomic region:
- the SLG1 gene encoding Slg1p (similar to Saccharomyces cerevisiae SLG1 (YOR008C); ancestral locus Anc_7.124), producing the protein MRLNKTNLILVSLPILSQASAYTYVNCFSSLPSDFSQDDSYSWQSSSYCSQKCNAKSAKYFALHNHSECFCGNTDPSSSESVSSSCNMYCYGYKPEMCGGTDAYSVYQIESDTNSDSLSSSDTDTETSSSATSSTTSLTTSSTSSATPSTTSSSTLQTSSDSTQAAASTSTSQSSSTVMLQGSLTSNALITSDSQSQDPTSIIYSTDFHTEGGSTIFVTNTITTSAQNSGSATGAAGSDSTRGNSTHKKKANVGAIVGGVVGGVVGAVAIALCILLVVRHINMKREQDRMEKEYQEAIKPVEYPDKLYASSFSSKQGPSSGSFVEEHTNGQTDTNPFDDSRRISSGTFINGGPEGKNNVLTVVNPDEAD; encoded by the coding sequence ATGAGGCTAAACAAAACGAATTTGATTCTTGTTTCATTGCCTATCTTATCACAGGCAAGTGCCTATACGTACGTGAATTGCTTTAGCTCACTCCCTTCCGACTTTTCACAGGACGATTCATACTCCTGGCAGTCAAGTTCGTATTGTAGTCAAAAGTGTAACGCAAAGAGcgcaaaatattttgccCTTCATAACCATTCAGAATGTTTTTGCGGTAATACTGACCCGTCCAGTTCAGAATCCGTTTCCTCTTCATGTAATATGTATTGTTACGGCTATAAACCTGAAATGTGTGGTGGTACAGATGCCTATTCTGTGTATCAGATCGAATCCGACACAAACAGTGATAGCTTAAGCAGTTCAGATACTGATACGGAGACTAGTTCTTCTGCAACTTCTTCCACAACTTCTTTAACAACCTCTTCCACATCATCAGCAACGCCATCAACAACATCGTCCTCCACATTACAAACCTCTTCTGATTCAACTCAAGCAGCTGCTTCTACTTCAACGTCACAAAGTTCAAGTACTGTAATGCTTCAGGGCTCATTAACTTCAAACGCTTTGATAACCAGTGACTCTCAATCACAGGATCCTACCTCCATAATATACTCTACTGATTTTCACACTGAGGGTGGTTCTACGATCTTTGTCACAAACACCATCACGACAAGTGCTCAGAATTCAGGATCGGCCACAGGAGCAGCCGGATCTGACTCTACACGTGGAAATAGTACACACAAGAAGAAGGCTAATGTAGGGGCAATTGTCGGCGGGGTTGTAGGTGGTGTAGTTGGGGCTGTAGCGATCGCGCTCTGTATATTGTTGGTCGTCAGACATATCAATATGAAACGTGAACAAGATAGAATGGAGAAAGAATACCAAGAGGCCATAAAACCAGTAGAGTACCCAGATAAGTTATATGcttcctcattttcatctaAACAAGGGCCTTCATCGGGGAGCTTTGTGGAAGAGCATACCAATGGGCAAACTGATACCAATCCTTTCGATGATTCAAGAAGGATAAGCAGCGGAACGTTTATAAATGGTGGACCGGAAGGGAAAAATAACGTTCTGACAGTGGTTAATCCAGATGAAGCTGATTGA
- the TIR4 gene encoding Tir4p (similar to Saccharomyces cerevisiae TIR4 (YOR009W)) yields MAYSKITLLAALAAIAYAQTQLQINELNVALDDVKSNIADYINLSFTPNSGFSLDLMPAGIMDIAAELVTATDDSYTTLYSEVDFAAVEAMLTMVPWYSSRLLPQLEALDASLTSSAASSSTEATTSVVTSSTEAASSSAVSSSTEAVSSSAVSSSTEAATSVVTSSSEVASSSAIASSSVVSSSTEIVSSSAVASSSVVSSSTEIASSSAVASSSVVSSSTEIASSSAVASSSVVSSSTEIASSSAVASSSVVSSSTEIASSSAIASSSVVASSTEAASSIIAPYNSTAVSSSTSVETSSSSIAPYNTTTGASSSASSVIILTRNGTTVTETANTLVTKETTVCDYSSTSAAPVSTTGYNNSTEVSTATVCSTCKEGTSTATDFSTLKTTVTVCDSACQAKKSATVCSTCKEGTSTATDFSTLKTTVTVCDSACQAKKSATAVKVQSTAAVKVQSTTSGIVEQTENGAAKVVIGMGAGALAAVAAMLL; encoded by the coding sequence atggcTTACTCTAAGATCACTTTGCTAGCCGCCCTTGCTGCTATTGCTTACGCCCAGACTCAACTACAAATCAACGAATTGAACGTTGCTTTGGACGATGTTAAGTCCAACATTGCTGACTACATCAACTTGTCCTTCACACCAAATTCAGGATTCTCCTTGGACCTAATGCCAGCCGGTATTATGGACATTGCTGCCGAGTTGGTCACAGCCACTGATGATTCTTACACCACTCTATACTCTGAGGTTGACTTTGCTGCCGTTGAGGCTATGCTGACTATGGTGCCATGGTACTCTTCTAGATTGCTTCCACAATTGGAAGCATTGGATGCTTCTCTTACTTCCTCTGCTGCCTCAAGTTCCACTGAAGCCACTACTTCTGTTGTTACATCTTCAACGGAAGCCGCCAGCTCCTCTGCTGTCTCTAGTTCAACCGAAGCTGTTAGCTCCTCTGCTGTCTCTAGTTCAACCGAAGCCGCTACTTCTGTTGTTACATCTTCAAGTGAAGTTGCTAGCTCTTCCGCTATtgcttcatcttcagttgtttcctcttcaaCTGAAATTGTCAGCTCTTCTGCTGTCgcttcatcttcagttgtttcctcttcaaCTGAAATTGCCAGCTCTTCTGCTGTCgcttcatcttcagttgtttcctcttcaaCTGAAATTGCCAGCTCTTCTGCTGTCgcttcatcttcagttgtttcctcttcaaCTGAAATTGCCAGCTCTTCTGCTGTCgcttcatcttcagttgtttcctcttcaaCTGAAATTGCCAGCTCTTCTGCTATCGCTTCTTCCTCAGTCGTTGCTTCTTCAACCGAAGCCGCTAGCTCAATCATTGCCCCTTACAACTCCACCGCCGTTAGCTCTTCTACTTCCGTTGAAACCTCCAGCTCAAGCATTGCTCCTTACAATACCACCACAGGTGCTAGTTCTTCTGCTTCCAgtgttattattttgaCTAGAAACGGTACCACTGTTACTGAAACTGCTAACACCCTTGTCACCAAGGAAACTACCGTCTGTGACTACTCCTCCACATCTGCTGCTCCTGTTTCCACCACCGGTTACAACAATTCTACTGAAGTTTCAACTGCTACTGTCTGCAGTACATGCAAAGAAGGTACTTCTACCGCAACTGACTTCTCTACGCTAAAGACTACAGTTACCGTCTGTGACTCCGCTTGTCAAGCCAAGAAGTCTGCTACTGTCTGCAGCACGTGCAAAGAAGGCACCTCTACTGCAACTGACTTCTCTACGCTAAAGACTACAGTTACCGTCTGTGACTCCGCCTGTCAGGCCAAGAAATCTGCTACCGCTGTCAAGGTTCAATCCACAGCCGCTGTCAAGGTTCAATCCACAACTTCTGGTATCGTTGAACAAACCGAAAACGGTGCCGCTAAGGTTGTCATTGGTATGGGTGCCGGTGCTTTAGCCGCTGTAGCTGCCATGTTACTATAA
- the TIR2 gene encoding putative GPI-anchored mannoprotein (similar to Saccharomyces cerevisiae TIR3 (YIL011W) and TIR2 (YOR010C); ancestral locus Anc_7.123b), producing MAYTKIALLAAFSAFAFAQTQEEIDELNVILNDVKSNLQEYISLASDSSSGFSLSSLPSGVLDIGMAIASATDDSYTTLYSEVDFAAVSKMLTMVPWYSSRLEPALESLLGTSATTTSSAVATTSSAVATTSSAAATTSSAVATTSSAVATTSSTAATTSSAAATTSSAAATTSSADATTSSAKVSTVVSSAKTSGSVSAISQITDGQVQATSTVAEQTENGAAKVAVGMGAGIMAAAAMLL from the coding sequence atggcCTACACTAAGATCGCTTTACTAGCCgctttttctgcttttgcTTTTGCCCAAacccaagaagaaattgacgAATTGAACgttattttgaatgatgTTAAATCGAATTTGCAAGAATACATCAGTTTGGCCAGTGATTCATCTTCTGGTTTCAGTTTAAGCAGCTTACCATCTGGTGTTTTGGACATCGGTATGGCCATAGCTTCCGCCACTGATGACTCCTATACTACTTTGTACTCTGAAGTCGATTTTGCTGCTGTAAGCAAGATGTTAACTATGGTGCCATGGTACTCTTCTAGATTGGAACCGGCATTAGAATCTTTATTGGGAACCTCTGCCACTACCACCTCTTCTGCCGTTGCTACCACCTCTTCTGCCGTTGCTACCACCTCTTCTGCTGCTGCTACCACCTCTTCTGCCGTTGCTACCACCTCTTCTGCCGTTGCTACCACCTCTTCTACTGCTGCTACCACCTCGTCTGCTGCTGCTACCACCTCGTCTGCCGCTGCCACTACTTCTTCTGCTGATGCCACTACCTCTTCTGCTAAGGTTTCTACTGTTGTTTCTTCAGCTAAGACCTCTGGTTCTGTTTCTGCCATTTCTCAGATTACAGACGGTCAAGTCCAGGCTACGAGCACTGTTGCTGAACAAACCGAAAATGGTGCTGCTAAGGTTGCTGTTGGAATGGGAGCCGGTATCATGGCTGCTGCCGCCATGTTGTTGTAA